In Solanum pennellii chromosome 3, SPENNV200, a single window of DNA contains:
- the LOC107014841 gene encoding serine/arginine-rich splicing factor SR34A isoform X2: MSGRFSRSIYVGNLPADIKELEVEDLFYKYGRILDIELKIPPRPPCYCFVEFESSRDAEDAIRGRDGYNFDGCRLRVELAHGGRGPSSSSDRRGSYGSGGGGGGGRHGISRHSDYRVIIRGLPSSASWQDLKDHMRKAGDVCFAEVSRDSEGTFGLVDYTNYEDMKYAIRKLDDTEFRNPWTRTYIRVREYKGSPSRSRSRSRSRSRSRSRSRTPRKSRRSPARSISRSPPPKSRSASPVKSTRSRSRSRSRSRSRSLSRSMSRSRSRSRSRSKSRSPSRSRSASPQQARSNSG, from the exons ATGAGTGGCCGCTTTTCACGCTCAATCTATGTTGGCAACCTACCAGCAGATATAAAGGAACTGGAAGTTGAAGATCTATTCTACAAG TATGGTCGTATATTGGACATTGAGTTGAAGATTCCACCTCGCCCTCCTTGCTACTGTTTTGTGGAG TTTGAAAGTTCTCGAGATGCTGAAGATGCCATCAGGGGTAGGGATGGCTACAACTTTGATGGCTGTAGGCTGAGG GTTGAGCTTGCTCATGGAGGAAGAGGGCCATCATCTTCAAGTGATCGCAGAGGCAGTTATGGCAGCGGTGGCGGTGGAGGTGGAGGGCGCCATGGCATTTCTCGGCATTCTGATTACCGAG TTATTATTCGAGGTCTTCCATCTTCTGCTTCTTGGCAAGATTTGAAG GATCATATGCGGAAAGCTGGTGATGTGTGCTTTGCTGAGGTTTCTCGTGACAGTGAAG GAACCTTTGGCTTGGTGGACTACACAAATTATGAAGACATGAAATATGCT ATAAGAAAACTTGATGATACTGAGTTCAGGAATCCTTGGACAAGAACCTACATCCGg GTGAGAGAATACAAGGGCAGCCCTTCAAGAAGTCGTAGCCGCAGCAGAAGTAGGAGCAGGAGCAGGAGCAGGAGCAGGACTCCAAGGAAGAGTAGGAG ATCACCTGCCCGTTCAATTTCAAGATCACCACCGCCAAAGTCTAGATCTGCATCTCCTGTAAAGTCGACCAG GTCCAGGTCCAGGTCCAGGTCCAGGTCCAGGTCCAGGTCATTGTCCAGATCAATGTCAAGGTCGAGGTCGAGGTCGAGATCTAGATCGAAATCTAGGTCACCGTCAAGGTCCAGATCGGCATCACCACAGCAG GCACGATCAAACAGTGGCTAA
- the LOC107014841 gene encoding serine/arginine-rich splicing factor SR34A isoform X1: MSGRFSRSIYVGNLPADIKELEVEDLFYKYGRILDIELKIPPRPPCYCFVEFESSRDAEDAIRGRDGYNFDGCRLRVELAHGGRGPSSSSDRRGSYGSGGGGGGGRHGISRHSDYRVIIRGLPSSASWQDLKDHMRKAGDVCFAEVSRDSEGTFGLVDYTNYEDMKYAIRKLDDTEFRNPWTRTYIRVREYKGSPSRSRSRSRSRSRSRSRSRTPRKSRRSPARSISRSPPPKSRSASPVKSTRSRSRSRSRSRSRSRSLSRSMSRSRSRSRSRSKSRSPSRSRSASPQQARSNSG, translated from the exons ATGAGTGGCCGCTTTTCACGCTCAATCTATGTTGGCAACCTACCAGCAGATATAAAGGAACTGGAAGTTGAAGATCTATTCTACAAG TATGGTCGTATATTGGACATTGAGTTGAAGATTCCACCTCGCCCTCCTTGCTACTGTTTTGTGGAG TTTGAAAGTTCTCGAGATGCTGAAGATGCCATCAGGGGTAGGGATGGCTACAACTTTGATGGCTGTAGGCTGAGG GTTGAGCTTGCTCATGGAGGAAGAGGGCCATCATCTTCAAGTGATCGCAGAGGCAGTTATGGCAGCGGTGGCGGTGGAGGTGGAGGGCGCCATGGCATTTCTCGGCATTCTGATTACCGAG TTATTATTCGAGGTCTTCCATCTTCTGCTTCTTGGCAAGATTTGAAG GATCATATGCGGAAAGCTGGTGATGTGTGCTTTGCTGAGGTTTCTCGTGACAGTGAAG GAACCTTTGGCTTGGTGGACTACACAAATTATGAAGACATGAAATATGCT ATAAGAAAACTTGATGATACTGAGTTCAGGAATCCTTGGACAAGAACCTACATCCGg GTGAGAGAATACAAGGGCAGCCCTTCAAGAAGTCGTAGCCGCAGCAGAAGTAGGAGCAGGAGCAGGAGCAGGAGCAGGACTCCAAGGAAGAGTAGGAG ATCACCTGCCCGTTCAATTTCAAGATCACCACCGCCAAAGTCTAGATCTGCATCTCCTGTAAAGTCGACCAGGT CCAGGTCCAGGTCCAGGTCCAGGTCCAGGTCCAGGTCCAGGTCATTGTCCAGATCAATGTCAAGGTCGAGGTCGAGGTCGAGATCTAGATCGAAATCTAGGTCACCGTCAAGGTCCAGATCGGCATCACCACAGCAG GCACGATCAAACAGTGGCTAA
- the LOC107014841 gene encoding serine/arginine-rich splicing factor SR34A isoform X3 → MSGRFSRSIYVGNLPADIKELEVEDLFYKYGRILDIELKIPPRPPCYCFVEFESSRDAEDAIRGRDGYNFDGCRLRVELAHGGRGPSSSSDRRGSYGSGGGGGGGRHGISRHSDYRVIIRGLPSSASWQDLKDHMRKAGDVCFAEVSRDSEGTFGLVDYTNYEDMKYAIRKLDDTEFRNPWTRTYIRVREYKGSPSRSRSRSRSRSRSRSRSRTPRKSRRSPARSISRSPPPKSRSASPVKSTRSRSRSRSLSRSMSRSRSRSRSRSKSRSPSRSRSASPQQARSNSG, encoded by the exons ATGAGTGGCCGCTTTTCACGCTCAATCTATGTTGGCAACCTACCAGCAGATATAAAGGAACTGGAAGTTGAAGATCTATTCTACAAG TATGGTCGTATATTGGACATTGAGTTGAAGATTCCACCTCGCCCTCCTTGCTACTGTTTTGTGGAG TTTGAAAGTTCTCGAGATGCTGAAGATGCCATCAGGGGTAGGGATGGCTACAACTTTGATGGCTGTAGGCTGAGG GTTGAGCTTGCTCATGGAGGAAGAGGGCCATCATCTTCAAGTGATCGCAGAGGCAGTTATGGCAGCGGTGGCGGTGGAGGTGGAGGGCGCCATGGCATTTCTCGGCATTCTGATTACCGAG TTATTATTCGAGGTCTTCCATCTTCTGCTTCTTGGCAAGATTTGAAG GATCATATGCGGAAAGCTGGTGATGTGTGCTTTGCTGAGGTTTCTCGTGACAGTGAAG GAACCTTTGGCTTGGTGGACTACACAAATTATGAAGACATGAAATATGCT ATAAGAAAACTTGATGATACTGAGTTCAGGAATCCTTGGACAAGAACCTACATCCGg GTGAGAGAATACAAGGGCAGCCCTTCAAGAAGTCGTAGCCGCAGCAGAAGTAGGAGCAGGAGCAGGAGCAGGAGCAGGACTCCAAGGAAGAGTAGGAG ATCACCTGCCCGTTCAATTTCAAGATCACCACCGCCAAAGTCTAGATCTGCATCTCCTGTAAAGTCGACCAG GTCCAGGTCCAGGTCCAGGTCATTGTCCAGATCAATGTCAAGGTCGAGGTCGAGGTCGAGATCTAGATCGAAATCTAGGTCACCGTCAAGGTCCAGATCGGCATCACCACAGCAG GCACGATCAAACAGTGGCTAA
- the LOC107014430 gene encoding polyadenylate-binding protein-interacting protein 11 isoform X2, whose protein sequence is MAVDENGSLNRTDDSAVKNDSAAVDQNGAPRSTIPSDQNIQKMSVDHQPQKTSVQHKPQMGVFQQQKQSINGNGVMGQHDFQTQHQKMNGVDLRRNGGVVDEDEDGEGFKKEMRDLEEMLSKLNPMAEEFVPPSLSTNHGVVPISPGGEQFGIDAFNFVMQAGLNDGNFNRRKRNGYGLGRRRTNVRTSMAQREDVIRRTVYVSEIDQQVTEEQLATLFLTCGQVVDCRICGDPNSVLRFAFIEFTDEEGARTALSLAGTMLGFYPVRVLPSKTAIAPVNPTFLPRSEDEREMCARTIYCTNIDKKVTQADVKLFFEYFCGEVKRLRLLGDYHHTTRIGFVEFVMAESAIAALNCSGAILGSLPIRVSPSKTPVRPRAPSRSPVQ, encoded by the exons ATGGCCGTGGATGAGAATGGCTCCTTGAATCGGACGGACGATAGTGCTGTAAAGAATGATTCCGCTGCCGTCGATCAGAACGGTGCGCCACGGTCAACGATACCCAGTGATCAGAATATTCAAAAGATGTCTGTTGATCATCAACCCCAGAAAACGAGTGTGCAGCATAAGCCTCAAATGGGTGTTTTTCAGCAGCAGAAACAAAGCATTAACGGCAATGGAGTGATGGGTCAGCATGATTTTCAGACTCAGCATCAGAAAATGAACGGTGTTGATTTGAGAAGAAATGGAGGGGTTGTTGATGAGGATGAAGATGGAGAAGGGTTTAAGAAGGAGATGAGGGATTTGGAGGAAATGCTTTCCAAATTGAACCCCATGGCTGAAGAGTTTGTGCCTCCCTCACTCTCCACCAACCACGGAGTTGTGCCAATTTCTCCTGGTGGAGAACAATTTGGAATTGATGCTTTCAATTTTGTAATGCAAGCTGGACTCAACGATGGAAATTTCAACAGAAGG AAGAGAAATGGCTATGGTCTTGGTAGGAGACGGACGAATGTCCGGACAAGCATGGCCCAACGTGAAGATGTTATAAGGAGGACAGTTTATGTGTCTGAAATTGATCAACAG GTGACTGAAGAGCAACTTGCTACACTCTTTCTTACTTGTGGGCAG GTGGTTGACTGTCGCATATGTGGAGACCCCAATTCTGTACTCCGTTTCGCCTTTATTGAATTTACTGATGAAG AAGGTGCAAGGACCGCTCTGAGTCTTGCCGGAACTATGCTAGGGTTTTACCCTGTGAGAGTGCTTCCTTCTAAAACTGCAATTGCACCAGTTAATCCAACATTTCTTCCAAGG TCTGAAGATGAAAGGGAGATGTGTGCAAGAACTATATACTGTACAAACATTGACAAAAAG GTTACTCAAGCAGATGTCAAGCTCTTTTTTGAATACTTTTGTGGAGAG GTTAAGCGCCTGAGGTTACTTGGTGACTATCATCATACTACTCGTATAGGTTTTGTCGAGTTTGTTATG GCTGAGAGTGCCATTGCTGCACTGAACTGCAGTGGTGCAATCCTGGGATCTCTTCCTATAAG GGTGAGCCCATCAAAGACTCCTGTTCGACCACGTGCTCCTTCTCGCTCGCCTGTGCAGTGA
- the LOC107014430 gene encoding polyadenylate-binding protein-interacting protein 11 isoform X1 yields the protein MAVDENGSLNRTDDSAVKNDSAAVDQNGAPRSTIPSDQNIQKMSVDHQPQKTSVQHKPQMGVFQQQKQSINGNGVMGQHDFQTQHQKMNGVDLRRNGGVVDEDEDGEGFKKEMRDLEEMLSKLNPMAEEFVPPSLSTNHGVVPISPGGEQFGIDAFNFVMQAGLNDGNFNRRQKRNGYGLGRRRTNVRTSMAQREDVIRRTVYVSEIDQQVTEEQLATLFLTCGQVVDCRICGDPNSVLRFAFIEFTDEEGARTALSLAGTMLGFYPVRVLPSKTAIAPVNPTFLPRSEDEREMCARTIYCTNIDKKVTQADVKLFFEYFCGEVKRLRLLGDYHHTTRIGFVEFVMAESAIAALNCSGAILGSLPIRVSPSKTPVRPRAPSRSPVQ from the exons ATGGCCGTGGATGAGAATGGCTCCTTGAATCGGACGGACGATAGTGCTGTAAAGAATGATTCCGCTGCCGTCGATCAGAACGGTGCGCCACGGTCAACGATACCCAGTGATCAGAATATTCAAAAGATGTCTGTTGATCATCAACCCCAGAAAACGAGTGTGCAGCATAAGCCTCAAATGGGTGTTTTTCAGCAGCAGAAACAAAGCATTAACGGCAATGGAGTGATGGGTCAGCATGATTTTCAGACTCAGCATCAGAAAATGAACGGTGTTGATTTGAGAAGAAATGGAGGGGTTGTTGATGAGGATGAAGATGGAGAAGGGTTTAAGAAGGAGATGAGGGATTTGGAGGAAATGCTTTCCAAATTGAACCCCATGGCTGAAGAGTTTGTGCCTCCCTCACTCTCCACCAACCACGGAGTTGTGCCAATTTCTCCTGGTGGAGAACAATTTGGAATTGATGCTTTCAATTTTGTAATGCAAGCTGGACTCAACGATGGAAATTTCAACAGAAGG CAGAAGAGAAATGGCTATGGTCTTGGTAGGAGACGGACGAATGTCCGGACAAGCATGGCCCAACGTGAAGATGTTATAAGGAGGACAGTTTATGTGTCTGAAATTGATCAACAG GTGACTGAAGAGCAACTTGCTACACTCTTTCTTACTTGTGGGCAG GTGGTTGACTGTCGCATATGTGGAGACCCCAATTCTGTACTCCGTTTCGCCTTTATTGAATTTACTGATGAAG AAGGTGCAAGGACCGCTCTGAGTCTTGCCGGAACTATGCTAGGGTTTTACCCTGTGAGAGTGCTTCCTTCTAAAACTGCAATTGCACCAGTTAATCCAACATTTCTTCCAAGG TCTGAAGATGAAAGGGAGATGTGTGCAAGAACTATATACTGTACAAACATTGACAAAAAG GTTACTCAAGCAGATGTCAAGCTCTTTTTTGAATACTTTTGTGGAGAG GTTAAGCGCCTGAGGTTACTTGGTGACTATCATCATACTACTCGTATAGGTTTTGTCGAGTTTGTTATG GCTGAGAGTGCCATTGCTGCACTGAACTGCAGTGGTGCAATCCTGGGATCTCTTCCTATAAG GGTGAGCCCATCAAAGACTCCTGTTCGACCACGTGCTCCTTCTCGCTCGCCTGTGCAGTGA
- the LOC107014431 gene encoding polyadenylate-binding protein-interacting protein 12-like, whose protein sequence is MAVDENGSLNRTDDSVVKHDSGAVDHQSNQNGETRSTIPNDQNIQMMMSVNHLQQQQPQKTSVQHKAQMGVFQQQKHSINGNGVMGHHNFQHQHQIMNGVDLSRNGGVGDEVHGGEGFNREMKDLEEMLSKLNPMAEEFVPPSLSTNYAVVPISPGGEQFGFDPFSYAMQTGQGDGTFNRRKRNGYGLGRRRMNVRTSMAQREEVIRRTVYVSDIDHQVTEEQLATLFLTCGQVVDCRICGDPNSVLRFAFIEFTDEEGARSALSLAGTMLGYYPVKVLPSKTAIAPVNPTFLPRSEDEREMCARTIYCTNIDKKVTQADVKLFFEYFCGEVKRLRLLGDYHHSTRIGFVEFVMAESAIAALNCSGAILGSLPIRVSPSKTPVRPRTPRSVVQ, encoded by the exons ATGGCCGTGGATGAGAATGGTTCGTTGAATCGGACGGATGATAGTGTTGTAAAGCATGATTCCGGTGCCGTTGATCATCAGTCGAATCAGAACGGTGAGACACGGTCAACGATACCTAATGATCAGAATATTCAGATGATGATGTCTGTTAATCATCTACAACAGCAGCAACCCCAGAAAACGAGTGTGCAGCATAAGGCGCAAATGGGTGTTTTTCAACAGCAGAAGCATAGCATCAACGGTAATGGAGTGATGGGTCACCATAATTTTCAACATCAGCATCAGATAATGAACGGTGTTGATTTGAGTAGAAATGGAGGTGTGGGTGATGAGGTTCATGGTGGGGAAGGGTTTAACAGAGAGATGAAGGATTTGGAGGAAATGCTTTCCAAATTGAACCCCATGGCTGAAGAGTTTGTGCCTCCCTCACTCTCCACCAACTACGCAGTAGTGCCAATCTCTCCTGGTGGAGAACAATTTGGGTTTGATCCTTTCAGTTATGCAATGCAAACTGGACAAGGCGATGGAACTTTCAACAGAAGG AAGAGAAATGGCTATGGTCTTGGTAGGAGAAGGATGAATGTCCGGACAAGCATGGCCCAACGTGAAGAGGTTATTAGGAGGACAGTTTATGTGTCTGACATTGATCATCAG GTGACTGAAGAGCAACTTGCGACACTCTTTCTTACCTGCGGGCAG GTGGTTGACTGTCGCATCTGTGGAGATCCCAATTCTGTACTCCGTTTTGCATTTATTGAGTTTACTGATGAAG AAGGTGCAAGGAGTGCTCTGAGTCTTGCAGGAACTATGCTAGGATACTACCCTGTGAAAGTGCTTCCCTCTAAAACTGCAATTGCACCAGTTAATCCAACTTTTCTTCCAAGG TCTGAAGATGAAAGGGAGATGTGTGCAAGGACTATATACTGTACAAACATTGATAAAAAG GTTACTCAAGCAGATGTCAAGCTCTTTTTTGAGTACTTCTGTGGAGAG GTTAAGCGCTTGAGGTTGCTTGGTGACTATCATCATTCTACTCGCATAGGTTTTGTTGAGTTTGTTATG GCCGAGAGTGCCATTGCTGCACTGAACTGCAGTGGTGCAATCCTGGGATCACTCCCTATAAG AGTAAGCCCATCGAAGACTCCTGTCCGGCCGCGCACTCCCCGCTCGGTGGTGCAGTAA
- the LOC107013454 gene encoding small heat shock protein, chloroplastic, translating into MSPMRTMRQMIDTMDRLFEDTMTFPRRNKASGTGEIRTPWDIHDDENEIKMRFDMPGLSKEDVKVSVENDMLVIKGEHKKEEGGKDEHSWGRNYSSYDTRLSLPDNVVKDKIKAELKNGVLFISIPKTKVEKKVIDVQIN; encoded by the coding sequence ATGTCACCGATGAGAACAATGCGGCAGATGATAGACACTATGGACAGATTATTCGAAGATACAATGACATTTCCAAGAAGAAACAAAGCATCAGGAACAGGGGAAATACGCACTCCATGGGACATTCATGATGATGAAAACGAAATCAAGATGCGTTTCGACATGCCGGGACTGTCCAAGGAAGACGTAAAAGTATCAGTAGAAAATGACATGCTTGTCATTAAAGGGGAACACAAAAAGGAAGAAGGCGGAAAAGATGAACACTCATGGGGTAGGAATTATAGCTCTTACGACACTCGTTTAAGTCTCCCAGATAATGTTGTGAAGGATAAAATCAAAGCGGAACTGAAGAATGGAGTTCTTTTCATCTCGATTCCAAAGACTAAAGTTGAGAAAAAGGTGATTGATGTCCAAATCAACTAA